The Myxocyprinus asiaticus isolate MX2 ecotype Aquarium Trade chromosome 31, UBuf_Myxa_2, whole genome shotgun sequence genome has a segment encoding these proteins:
- the LOC127422303 gene encoding claudin-4-like → MVSAGLQMVGIALAIIGWIGVIVVCILPMWLVTAFTGQNIVTAQITWEGIWMTCVVQSTGQMQCKVYDSMLALSSDMQAARALCIISILVGVFGILLAAAGGKCTNCIEDENAKAKVGIIAGAVFIIAGLLCLIPVCWTANTVIRDFYNPQTNFAQKKELGASLFIGWAASALLIIGGALLCANCPPKDHYSAKYTARPGGTKGYV, encoded by the coding sequence ATGGTATCTGCAGGGTTACAGATGGTGGGCATTGCCCTGGCTATCATCGGCTGGATCGGGGTGATAGTGGTGTGCATTCTTCCCATGTGGCTCGTCACAGCGTTCACCGGGCAGAACATAGTCACTGCGCAAATCACCTGGGAAGGAATCTGGATGACTTGTGTGGTTCAGAGCACCGGACAGATGCAGTGTAAAGTCTATGACTCAATGCTAGCCCTCAGCTCAGATATGCAGGCAGCTCGTGCCCTCTGCATCATCTCCATCCTGGTGGGTGTTTTTGGCATCCTGCTAGCGGCGGCTGGAGGGAAATGCACCAACTGCATCGAGGATGAGAATGCCAAGGCCAAAGTAGGCATTATTGCTGGAGCAGTCTTCATTATCGCTGGACTTCTCTGCTTGATTCCTGTGTGTTGGACTGCCAACACAGTTATAAGGGACTTCTACAACCCTCAAACTAACTTCGCACAGAAGAAAGAGTTGGGAGCTTCGCTGTTTATTGGTTGGGCTGCCTCTGCGTTGCTGATTATTGGCGGTGCATTACTTTGTGCCAACTGCCCTCCCAAAGACCACTACTCTGCAAAGTACACTGCTCGACCTGGTGGAACCAAAGGCTATGTGTGA